The sequence below is a genomic window from Parafrankia irregularis.
GTGAGATGCGCCGGACCCGGTTGTTCCCGGAGTCGGCGACGTACACGTTGCCCGCCCGGTCGGCGACCAGGCCGAACGGCGCATTGACCGACGCCGCCGCGGCGGGCCCGCCGTCACCGCCGTAGCCGGCTGTGCCCGTACCCGCCACCGTCGTCGCCGCGAACGGCGGCGGCGAGGGCAGCGGCGGATCCGGCGCGGCGGGCGCGGCCGTTCCCGGACCGCTGGGCGGCCTGGTCGCGGTCGCCTCGACCACGGTCTGCCCCCCACGCTCGGACAGCGGGATCGTCAGCGCGGCCGCGACACCGGCGACGGTCACCGCGGCCGCGGTGAGGATCGCGACCCGCCGGGTCCAGGACTGCCCCCGCAGGTCGCCGTCGATGTCGGCACCGGAACCGGCGGCGCCCGAATCACCGCGGCCGGCCATCGCCGCCGTGTCGGCCGCCGCGTCAGGTCCTGATCGGCGAGGCCCACGCGCGGGGGATTCCCCCGGCGGCGGCCCCGCCGGATCACCGCCCGGTGCGACCATCGCCACCGCGGGCGGCGCGGCACCGAGCGGGTGCGGCCCGGTCCCCAGCCGGGTGGTGCGCTGAGCCGGATCCGGCTCAGCCGGGACCTGGCTCGCCGGATCCAAGCCCGCCGGAGCCGGGCTCGCCCGGTCGAGGCCATCGGCGGGCCGCGAGCCGCGCAGGCCCGTGCTGACCAGCAGCCGGACGTCCGCGTGGTCCATCCAGTCCGGGCCGTACGCCGCCTGGGCGGCCAGGCCCAGGTCCACCGCGAACTGCCCGGCACCCCGGTGGCGCTGCCCCGGGTCCTTGGCCAGCGCCCGCGCCAGCACCGCCGCCACCGGTGGCGCCACCCCCGCCGCCGGTGGCGCCGGCACCTCGCAGTGGTGCAGGAACAGCTCCGGCACGGTCAGCCCGGCCCCGAAGGGCGGGGCACCGGTCAGCAGCTCGTAGAGGGTGGCGGCGAGCGCGTAGACGTCGGTGGCCGGCACCAGCCGCCCGCCGGTGATCTGCTCGGGGGCCATGTACTGGGCCGTACCGACGATCCGTCCGGTGGCCAGCGGAGTTCCGTCGACGAGGCCGACCACCCCCACGTCGGTGAGCACCGGCCGGCCGTCGGCGGTGAAGAGGATGTTCGCCGGCTTCACGTCGCGGTGCAGGACCCCGGCGGCGTGCGCGTGCATCAGCCCGTCCGCGATCGCCACCGCGACCGCGCAGGCCGCCGGCGGGGTCAGGCTCTGGCGGGCCAGGGTGCCGCCGGGCAGCAGCTCGCTGACCAGCAGGCGCAGCCCGTCGGCCAGCACGATGTCCAGCAGCCGGCACAGGTGCGGATGGGCGAGCCGGGTCAGGATCCGCGCGTCGGAGGCCGGATCGGCCTCGGCCGGCGGCGCCGGCGGCTGCCCGGCGGTCAGGTGCGCCGTGCCCAGATGTGCGGTGGCCAGATGTGCGGTGGTCGGGTCGGGTCCCGCGGCGGGGCCGGTGCCCGCGGGCAGTTCCAGGTCAAGGATCCGGACCGCCACATCCCGGATGTCCTCTTCCCCCGCCGGCGTCGGGAGCCCCGCGGGAACGTCCCCCGACGTGGCGGACCCCGGTTGTGTGGCGGACGTCCGCCGCGCGGCGAGCACCAGGCCGAAGGCACCCGCGCCCAGCTCCCGACCGAGGTCGTAGCCCGGCAGCGCCGCGGCCACCCGGGCCCGATCCATGATCGGCACTGACCGACCTCCCGGTTGCCGTCTCGCGGCACGATCCGACCGAGCTGGTCGTGATCGCCCCTCGCTGCCCGATATCTACCCTCCGGTGTGGTGCCGGATGCTAGCGCAGCGGGTCGCACAACGGTCCGCTGGCGGGCATGATCGGACGGGTGCGGGTGGACATCGAACGCAGTGGCGGTGTCGCCGGGCTGATCCGGCGCGCCGACGTCGACACCTCCGACCTCGACGCGGGTGTGGCCCGCCAGGCCGAGGCGGCCCTCACCGCCCTCGCCGGCGACCGGCAGGCGCCACGTCAGGCGCCGGGGTCGCAGCGCCCCGACGCCTTCCAGTACACGTTCCGGTTCCGCGACGGCGCCGGGCGCGACCAGACGGTCGTCGTGGGCGAGTCCCGGCTGCCGGCGGCGTTGCGTCCCCTGACCGAGCAGATCACCGCCCGCCGCCCCCGCGCCTGATGCAACCGCAGCGATTCCGTCAGGACGAGTGATCCCGAAAAGGCGGGCCCGAGGAGCTCCGTGCCGACGGCATGCGAACCCCACCCGCACAGCCACCCACCCGAGGATCCCGCGCCACCCCGCGCCACCGCAATTCGCCTGGAGATAGGCAAATGGGGCAGGGGCACGCCCGGCGACCCGCAAGAAAGAAGGATTTCGGTCGTCGGAACGACCAAAATCCTTCAGTATTGCGACTCACCAAACCGGACTCTGCGCTCTGCGCCCTTTTATCGCCCTTGATGCGAATTGCTTACGGCGCCCGCCGAGCAGGCAGCCGCCGTTCGGCGGGCGGCTGTGCCGGGAACACCACAGGTGACGCCAGCGGCCCCCTGAGTGGCCGGCGACCACCGACGGACGGGGGCCTGCAGGACATGTGCCGACT
It includes:
- a CDS encoding protealysin inhibitor emfourin, whose translation is MIGRVRVDIERSGGVAGLIRRADVDTSDLDAGVARQAEAALTALAGDRQAPRQAPGSQRPDAFQYTFRFRDGAGRDQTVVVGESRLPAALRPLTEQITARRPRA
- a CDS encoding NHL domain-containing protein — translated: MDRARVAAALPGYDLGRELGAGAFGLVLAARRTSATQPGSATSGDVPAGLPTPAGEEDIRDVAVRILDLELPAGTGPAAGPDPTTAHLATAHLGTAHLTAGQPPAPPAEADPASDARILTRLAHPHLCRLLDIVLADGLRLLVSELLPGGTLARQSLTPPAACAVAVAIADGLMHAHAAGVLHRDVKPANILFTADGRPVLTDVGVVGLVDGTPLATGRIVGTAQYMAPEQITGGRLVPATDVYALAATLYELLTGAPPFGAGLTVPELFLHHCEVPAPPAAGVAPPVAAVLARALAKDPGQRHRGAGQFAVDLGLAAQAAYGPDWMDHADVRLLVSTGLRGSRPADGLDRASPAPAGLDPASQVPAEPDPAQRTTRLGTGPHPLGAAPPAVAMVAPGGDPAGPPPGESPARGPRRSGPDAAADTAAMAGRGDSGAAGSGADIDGDLRGQSWTRRVAILTAAAVTVAGVAAALTIPLSERGGQTVVEATATRPPSGPGTAAPAAPDPPLPSPPPFAATTVAGTGTAGYGGDGGPAAAASVNAPFGLVADRAGNVYVADSGNNRVRRISPDGVIVTVAGTGVKGFAGDGGPAVDAQLYQPSAVTLDRDGGLLIADTFNQRIRRVDAAGIITTVAGNGEHSFSGDGGPATAAALWYPGGVAVDGNGTVFIADTANNRIRRVGSDGIITTLAGRDGEGSFGDGGPASRALLAFPLAVALDRFGRLYIADTSNNRIRRIGLDGRIETVAGNGRPGLSGDGGPATKATLRSPRGVTVDAAGTIYITDRTNRRVRRVDAAGVITTVAGTARPGRVEGVDPAALSPDGQVALDPSGDLLVSDRRRNLVLRVDLTGAG